CCAAGCTGTTTTACTGCTGATAAATGTGTCTAGAAATCTTTTACAACTGTGACTGAATTTGATGGCGGATCTTTTACAATTTGAATATCAAGACTAAACATCTGCTTTTATCTTTATTCCCTCAGAATACATAAAAACTTCCAGTGCCACCAGCCTGCTTTTTCAAGCTGCCGCTTTCCACCAACGTCAAAGAAGAAATCTATTGTAGAAGACATCAATTTGTCCACCTACAGTGGCCTCAATAGACCAAACAGCAATGCAGCcacacaacacactgtgtgGGTTATTCTGGGAAACGTATCAAACGACTGACTGAGGCAGGAGTAAAGGAGACAGGTGGAAAGAGAGCAAATGTAATTTATAATGCTTAACTTCAAACACATTGAAAGATTAGTGTTGGATGACAaaagagtgagtgtgtttattttaagtaGTCTCCCTCGCTCTTTTGCTCAGGAGAGTCTATCTATTACCCTTGCATCACCTCAACAGCTGACCTGATTTCTCACGCGATATAACTGAGAGGCTTTTCTCTTTactcctctccccttctcaGATACACTGTTGGTAATCCTGCCTCCACGTCTCGCCGTCTCACCTAATCCCACCTTCAGGTTCGCTTATCCATATCTTTACTCCTATTCATTGACCAACAACATCAGGTTTACCTTAAGTTTTATAATGCCTGCGCAGCTTCCCCAATGCCCACATTAAGACTCCTCACCTCTGTGTGACTGGCCAGACGTTGACCACTAATGACGCAGTGACAGATACAAAAATGGACGTAACAATGGGGACCATGAGTCTCATGATGTCTCATCACGTATTAGCTGGATTGCCATGCATTttggcacagacacacatggtgCACAAAGGATGAATCCTAAAGACTTTGATAATCCTCTGTCTTTTCTAGTGTCCAATTATCTAGTTAAGTATCCGGACAGATTGGCACAACATTTTGTGGACATTCATAGTCCCCAGATGATGTATCCTAGTGACTTTGGTGATGCTTGAATTTTCCTTTTGGCACCTGCAGCAAATTGACAGCAGATCTATGTggctttgagtgaaatatctcagcgATTGATTTgatgggttgccatgaaatctggtgCAGACATTTATGTCCCCCTGAGAATCGCAGTAAttgtgatcccttaacttttcttctagcgccaccaccaggtcaaaatgtattttaatgtgtctaataatttgttttttacctGAGAAACGAATGCAATTTCCCACTAACCTCTGCTTTATGTTTAATCTCagttagcaaatattagcatgctagcaggctAAGACGAGCCACGTGGTTAGCATTACTTgctaaacaccagcatgttagcgttgtcATTGTGAACATCTTAGCATGCGATGCTAGCATTTTGCTCCGAGCCTCACAGACCAACGTTGAGTTCTTCGTGGAACGTATTCACTCATGTGCGAGCCTACATAGAAAACAGAATGTTCAATGGTGCATCCGCATTAAAGGTTCTGTGACCTTTAAGTAACCtcaagatgaaagaaaatagcGTTATAATCATGTCAGATTAAAAAGGGTTCAATTGACTGAATACAGCGTGAGCAAGAGCAGAGAGGCATTAGCTCTCATTAATGTTTGTGTACATTGTTATGATCCCAGATTGAAACTAATGAGACAATATTTGATCACGGTCCTGCCCTGTTTGACTACAGCTTGACCTCACAGACAACAGATCCATTCAAAGGTTCAACACGACCGGAAACATCACAAATCAAACTGATAGCAAACACAAGTTCCTTTCCAACTCTGAGTGAATTACAAAAAACACTATCACTATGAATGAATCACAGAGTTACTGATTTACTAGTTATATACACAAATGACAGGCTGCTTTTGTCACTGTTGTCCTGATGGATAAGATTATTTTTGTCCCAAGATGCTATGATTCAGTGCTCAAATAATCCAACAGCAAAACccagaaatgtttcattcaaaGTTCAATAAAGTCCCTGTTTGATCAAAGTCCAAAACATCAGTCTCCTGTTATCATGGCGCCCTCGTCGACCCTACCGCCAAATCTAAAGAACATGCATTAACTTTAGTGAACTTTAAAGTGCTGTCTTGATGCATGAACAGAAACCAGTTGTATACCGTCAGATACAgcatttgatgcattttcattAAGCATAATGGTTTGGCCATGAGCACAAAACCTCTGCCACAGACTTTGGGTTTTTATAAATGTGGCTGCTGATCTCTCACTGCATTCCAAACTCAATTTGCAGAGATTTTCCACACGGATAACTAACTCTTGAGATTAACTGGAAAGGCTGGTCTCAAACCTGTCTGCGAACTGGAGCACATACTCACATACAGAGGCACTTTCCTCCTGCTCAGCTCCatctgcacagcagctgcaggcaaaCAGGGACATTAAACAGACATTTGAGAGAAAACTCTCAGTGAAAACTCCTCATTACTCCTTTGGTTATTTTGGTTATTCAGCCTGCTCTGATCCTGAAGAGATTATCAGACCTTATCTGCGCCAAGCAGAGTCTCTCTGATGAGACAGGATCGTCTTTTGATCTCAAGTATGTGaataatgattttaatgatgATACTTTCTACCTTGGTGTGTAGAGACAGAACCACATATGTCCAAATCTGCAGTATGTAACCTactcctgcatgtgtgtgtgtgctaaattATCGATTGAGTTTCAGAGCTGCAGGGTTAAGATCTGCTCTTTATCAGTGGCTACTTCCTAAACTGGACACAACAGCAAGGTCTTCATTTAACAACCATTTTTCAAAGAACTGCTTCCTGCGAAATCACATTATCTCTTGCATGCACATTTATACTTATACATCTAATAGTGATAATAGACCAAATGCTATGGTGAGCAAAGGCAAAGCATGAACAAACCAAGAGGAGTGTGCAGTTTTTCTAAGTGTGTTAGTTTTATGGCAGACAAAATGCTCATCACAGCTGGCACTATATTGGATATTTATTATTAAACaccatacacacaaacatttgtgCTATTTCTTCACAATTCCAATGAACTTAACTCATACTTTAATGCTGACCTACTTAGCTGCAGAGCAAATTTGAGGCTTTTTATGTGGCTGTATCTCCCCACTGGAGCAGGGCTGACGTGGTGGCAAACTGTCCGTAACATCACAGGAAGCAGACACGTTGATAAACAGCCAGTGGAAAACGCTTTTGTGATGTACCTACCTTACAGGAGCCCAAACTCCGGCACAAATAACCTGACAGAGCGCTTCAATTTAGCAGAGGGAGACAACAGCGCCTAACTCATCCTCCTTCAGGTGTCGGTGTCAGAGCTACAGGTTGAGAGATGGCGTTCAgtcggtgctgctgctgtttccagcctGGCTCCACTGACACAGcatcctcctctgtgacagcgCTGATGCTTTCTGCCTTCCGTCCGCTCAAATGCAAATTCCTCCTCATGTGTGAAAGTTGGCCGTTTCTTTGAGGTTACAGCGCCCTCTAATGGAAGGCGATAAAACGGCGGCAAGGGGTGATCAGCCCTGCATCTTCAGCTCGGTGTTATTGCCAGTGGAAATGCAACACATGAGTTGAGGCCATTTATCAGACCGTTTGAACATAATTATAAGTCAGTTTCAATATTACAAAGATTTATTTCTATCTGCTTATAAAACATTTGTCAACGGCAAATATTATGAAAACCCAAAGCAGACGTTCATGGTGAatcattcacacgcacacatttacaATTGAAAGTGTAATTACAAAACTTCCAATAAAAGTAACGCATCAcattctctctcactcactcactcactcactcactcacacactcacacactcacacactcacacactcactcacacactcacacactcacacactcacacactcacacactcacacacacacaaaatgcatgttCTTTGTtgcctgttgtgttttcagtcacaCCGAGTTAAAACACCAGAGTGAGACCATGGGGTTGTCAGTCCCTTAAAACCTGTaccaaaatgtttctgtttggtgAAGTCTGTGATCTGAAATCATGTCAGGAAAAATAGGTTTAAGAGTTGTAAAGGCACTCTAACCCAGtctaaaagcagtttttttcttttgctcctcTACAAGCCTCAGGTGGTCTGAAGCTGTGGTCTTGAGGTGCTTGCTTCACCCTGGGCCAGGCCATTagacctgctgctgccagagcaTGGCACCTCCTTtctggggagggaggaggcgaaCATTGTGTCCAACATGCCCAGCACCTCCAGGAGGTCCTGCTGGTAGTCGATCTCTCTCGCCACCAGCTCCTGCAGACGCAGCAGCTGACGGTCCACGACCGGTGACTGGCCGATCACCGACTGATACACATCCAGGATCATGTCAGCCGCTGTTACGAGGACAGGAGCGAACCTGGGGTCAACCAAGTTCctggagaaaaagcagaaaaaggttTAAGTAACCACGTAGCAATATATATTTCAGCATGATTTCATGTACAAGCTAATACATTATGTCTATGCTTGGTTATGTTCACTGCATCTTACCCTATGAGGAAGTTGAGTAACTGAGAGAGTCCCTGTTCATCTCTTCCTGCCAGAGCGTTCTTCAATGTTCCTCTTCGATCCAGCTCCTTCATAACAGCGACTGTGATCTCTGGCTTTCTCAGTCTTGTCCATGTCTATAAATACAATGTAATATCCTTACATATTTTGAAATGTTCATTCAAGAAAATTTTACCCACTGATTAAACTGCTGCTCAGGTTATAAATATAAGTATTGTATACCTCCAGAGCTGTATCCAAAGCCTTTGATACATTAAATCTTTTGAGCTGCTTGTCGTATTTGGCCAAATGCTGTTTCACTGGCTTACTGACGAGATAATCATCCtggaaaaaagaaggagaacCAAGAAAGTAATTATCAAtggtgagaaagaaaaaaaaaaggaggccAAGTTCCCTTGTTTAAGAAACTCAGAAAGTACAGAAATAAAAGGTATTAGTCAGTTTGACCTCGTCTTTTGCAGAATTCAGTCAATGTGTCTCTTAGGGAATAATCACTCAACAGAACACATCATGTCTCAGACTGTTGACCTCAGCTACTTCATGTCAGCAAATATAAAAGTACCTGTTTAGGGACGTAGTTCTTCCCTTTCACAAAGACACGATAAGACGGTCGTCGCCGCTGTTGGCCAGAGATTTCCTTAGACTCTTCAaggtttttcctgtgtttgagACTCAGGATACCGTTTGTCATACCCACGACAATGGACTCATCATCCGgctgaggagaaaaacatgttCTTAGTTTTAGTGTCAAGAATTCAGACTCTGTTTTGTCACATGTCTCTTTGAAGAGCAGTGAGCTGGCCCGTTAATGCTGTGCCATGACTGATATAACAATATGGTATAATATACATTCATATTTAtctcaaaacacacaacaaagaccATGGTGGTGACTGAAAAGCAAAATCCAAAAGCATCGAAAGCTAAAAGTAAAAAGGTCTTGTAAGTTCACTCTCTGAGGTTGCATATTGTGCTCTGAAAACCCTGCTCCCTCATGCCAACTCTAAGTGGAGAGGAAGTGCCACTTCATCTTGTTTCCATTGAAATCTCTGGCAGTACTGGACATTTCTGTTGGCTCCTGCAGAAACAATCTGTCACTTTGCAGTGTAAGAGCTGGTCTCTCAAATAACGGCTCCTTGTGAGGGAAGCCAATGCTCATGGTTATAGGCTCCAGTCAGCCAAATAAGGTGTCTCCCATCTTGGGTGACTGTAATTATCTAGTATAATTATCATACATTTTGTTTCCCTTATCTGAATGCACATTTCTACAGTTAATGCACctttaaacataaataaaacaacacatgatGAAGGGTTGAACTTAATTTCTTACAGCCAAAGCCAGACTGAGAATGGAGGCAGCGTAGTCAAAGTTGTGGACCACTTTATAGTTGGTTGTGTTGTACACTTTTACATgcctgaaagacaaaaagaggctCTGCGTTAAAATAAGGTTCATATGGAAAAATTACTTAAGTTTGCAACTGCCTCTGCAGTTCagaacattttttctttgtctgctaTGTCAGACACGCACACTGTCCATACACCTGTCCCCGTACCTGTCCAGAGACGCTGACAGCAGTCTCTGTCCGTTGCtactgagacacaaacaggtgACCGTTTTGTGATGGTTCCTCAGTGACACCAGAGGCTGCCCTCCTTTCAGCAGGTCCCACACTTTCACATAGCGGCCGCCTAAAGACATTGAGAGAGAgaatatctttttttaatgctctgCATAAACATCACTAAAAACAATGTATCTGTGTATGACTGCAATCACATAGTGTAGGCAAACACTACCTGCAGAGACAAGGAGTCCCTCTGAGGGATAGAGAAGCAGACTCTCAACTGGTTGGCCGTGGTCCATGGTCATCACACTCTTATCCACTCTGGCatcaaacagcttcagtgtgtgGTCATACGATCCTAGGGgaatgaaaccaaaaaaaaaacaaaactacaatGATTGTTAGTCACATGAAAGCAGACCAAACTCCTTCATCATGATTCTCATACTTCCATCTGCTCTGGCACACTGTCTAACAACTCAAGAGTAGCATCTGGAGTGTGgttactcttttttttctgctgttacAACTAAATTTGCACATTAATTCTAGGTATATGCTATTTTTTTGGTTTGAGACTGttaatgtttcttttcatgcaaattcatttttttttttaattagaaattCAGCAGTATATAGTGCAGGAAACGCGATAGTCAAAAGCCAGTGTTTCTTTCTGATTAATCTAAAAATCACTGTGACAGGTGATGTACATCACATAGTGGTTCTATTTAAAAAGTCTACAGGTTacaaaaagtgtcaaaatatCTTGATAACTCTGGATGGATGCACCAAACACTGATGCTCACTGACCACACACTTAATGTCCTTTCCTCCCTCTAACTTTTCCTCaaaccatttttaaaatgcagcgtCCATCTCACCAGTAATGAACAAATCTCTGTTGAGTTTGCTTGTGACACCACAGCGAATATAATCTGTGTGTTCTTGGTAGGTGGTGAGCTCAGTGGCATTTGGGATGTCCCAAAGTCGACAGGTGTAGTCGTCCGACCCTGTGAGGATCTGGTAACGGTCTGAGGTGAAGTCTGTTACATGGACAGCCCTGAGCAGTAAGAAAAGGATGGATTACATTTTCATCAGTTTACTTTTCACAACCAGACATTCATGAGCCAGTAAGACAGTTCACATGTTGTCAGAATGTTTGAGATCATCATGAAAATTCAGTCGATGGATCACTCAAGAAATCATCATTCAAcaatttttttcaaattgtaTGCAGTAGGAATCTGGGTGTTGAAAAGTAAAGCAAGTATgccatatttttatatatatatatatatatatatatatatatatatatatatatatatatatatatatatatatatatatatatatatatataaaaaaaaatatagcaTAATGTTGAAACAAAGCCTACAGTAATAAGGGACATAAGGGATACCTACTTTGTGTGCCCTTTGAACATCCTGAGCGCCACCTTGCCACTGACATCGAACAGTCGGACCACAGAATCCTCACATCCCGCCACGAGCAGCTGACCGTCTGACCTGAACCTCCCACTGTATGCCGTGTCCTTAAACCGTGTAAATGTCTTCACAGGTTCATGAGAGTATGGCCCATAAATGTGGATCTGTAGAGAAACCAGTGTTAGAATGACAACATATTTCAAATGTTGCATGCCTAGTACTTGATTATTCCGAGGCCTGACTGGAACCACAATTGTTTTAGGTTAATTTGAATAAACACAACTAAGCTGAATTAATACAAGAGAGGCCAACATACTCTTGTGAATGCTGTCACAGCAAAGTTATGTGGAGCCACTGGGGAGAAGTCTATGTTTGTGATTGCTCCAAATTCTTTTATCTGGACAGGAGCCTGTGAGGAAGGGACACAAAGACGCATTGTTAAAAACGAGAACCAAAATAAGGTTGCGCTACAATTGCTCACAATGATATTCAGACAGCATACAATAGAAGAGACTAACCTTGTAGTTTTTCCAGTACAGTGTGTCTTGTGTGACTTTCTCTCCAAGTTTAGGATAGACTTGGATTTTTGTAGGTTTAAATGAAGCCATTTCTGTGCTGATCACAAAATACTCTGTCTGCAACAACAAATGAGATGATAATTTCACGCAATGTAAACATGAAAAGCTTCAACAAGGAGCTGgaacaaacataaacagaatATGATATAGTCAGACTGATAGAATAAGGTGTTTTTAACAACTTAAAAGCTGTTTTAAGGTCAACGTGGGAAACTGGATGGTAAGGTTTTGATTGTCTTAGCCAATATTGTCTTGATGCACAACAGCACAACCCGCAAAAAGAAGACATCAAATTAAACAACACGGAATGAAGTGAAAAAGAGTTCACGATCTCGTTTTGCCGAACAGTATCACAACCCACCAAACTGTGCAACTCGTTaaggctaagctaaccagttCACTATTTCAGGACACTTAAGTTCTGCAATAAGATTTATTGCTATGCTACTAAGAGCTAAATGAAATTTTAAATATCTAATGTTACGGGAAATCATTTCCTAATAGCTAAAATCACACGTAATGTTACTGGCTTGAAACCAAAAGCAGCTTATTTGACATGCCTGAACCAACGTGTTCAGTACTTACAGCAGAAGTTAGTCACCGTTAGCATGTAGCCGGCATGCATTTTCTACTAAACTGCATTCTGGTGATTCTCACCTTTGAACGAAAGATCCAAGATAACTGGAGACTTGTTTTTATAAGTATGGCGTACTATAATTAGATGATACCGATATTAGTTGTCCGCGTAAACCAAAAGTTTCTCATTTTAAGTAGTTATCACGTTGCCTCTCGGTGCACTGGAGGACGCCATGACTACAAACGTGACCACTTCCGTTATGGATTCCATATCTTTATTGTTCACTGTAATGATGCACAATTCACACCCTGACCTCaaacactttctttctctttttatttattgaattttttAAACACTACTGACGTTGGAACGGCAAC
The DNA window shown above is from Chelmon rostratus isolate fCheRos1 chromosome 5, fCheRos1.pri, whole genome shotgun sequence and carries:
- the utp15 gene encoding U3 small nucleolar RNA-associated protein 15 homolog gives rise to the protein MASFKPTKIQVYPKLGEKVTQDTLYWKNYKAPVQIKEFGAITNIDFSPVAPHNFAVTAFTRIHIYGPYSHEPVKTFTRFKDTAYSGRFRSDGQLLVAGCEDSVVRLFDVSGKVALRMFKGHTKAVHVTDFTSDRYQILTGSDDYTCRLWDIPNATELTTYQEHTDYIRCGVTSKLNRDLFITGSYDHTLKLFDARVDKSVMTMDHGQPVESLLLYPSEGLLVSAGGRYVKVWDLLKGGQPLVSLRNHHKTVTCLCLSSNGQRLLSASLDRHVKVYNTTNYKVVHNFDYAASILSLALAPDDESIVVGMTNGILSLKHRKNLEESKEISGQQRRRPSYRVFVKGKNYVPKQDDYLVSKPVKQHLAKYDKQLKRFNVSKALDTALETWTRLRKPEITVAVMKELDRRGTLKNALAGRDEQGLSQLLNFLIGNLVDPRFAPVLVTAADMILDVYQSVIGQSPVVDRQLLRLQELVAREIDYQQDLLEVLGMLDTMFASSLPRKEVPCSGSSRSNGLAQGEASTSRPQLQTT